The genome window gaggaATGGGGGAGAAGGTTCGAGGGATTGGGGAAGGGGGAAACACGAGGaagtggggtgtgtgtgtgtctgtctACTCTGGGAAGGAGAGTCGCAGAGAAGAGATGTGGggggagaagaaaaagaaaagtttgaaaagtttgaaaagtcagaagaagaagaaaagtgaaaagatgaagaagaagatggagcggtggggggagaagaagaagaaaagtttgaaaagtcagaagaagaagaagaaaagtgaaaagatgaagaagaagaaaagtgaaaagagaaaagagaaaagtttgaaaagatgaagaagaagatgtaGAAGGAGAAAAGTCTGAAAAGATGAAAAGATGTGAACGACAACAAAAACTTGGGAAAGTGAAAAAGTTTCTGAAAAGATGCTTAGTTTGGCGTGGTAAAGTGCATTAGCCTCTGCCTTATGACAAAATAAGGGGTAAACAATAATTACCCATTATCCcgtaataaataaattatataaattatttagataatattttattatttgtttttttttaaaacaacacCATATTACACTCTtgcattatattattttattatttttctttttatgatcAGAATAAGATaatcttatattatatttttatgtggtactaagtcactcatgtatcttaccatgcaatgtataaagtgtaaaatatagtattaattcattatttataaatgattatggtgtgtttaattttttttcattaattactacatattttctaaacTCACAATGTTtaccagctcgctatataatcaacttaaatcagttaaatccatcatgcaatgcatttccttccaattttttttgtgataaactaatagataattgactaaatgaACATcatacaaagtttcaataaaaatttcaagtttttctgacaattttcgtggtttttatttaatttttatcgatatcgataatatcctgatattttcataaaaattttcgtatttttagACTACTGGTATTTAATACCTTGAACATGAAGgattactatgtaatttactttattttttttagttgaaattttGTGGAGGAACATTATCCGTCCCCAGACCCCTGAGGAGGCAAATCGTGCCCGTTTCGTGCGCGGTCTCCCCTTTGCCCCACCTCCCCACCCTATACTTCACCGGTCCCACCACTGTCCGTACACAACACGCagactcttctctctctctctctctctcatagaaGCAGCAGCCTAGGGTTTTAAAGTCAACCATGGATGGAAATGGCTTCTGAAAGAACCCTATCCAATAATCTTCATTTCTTTCTCATTACGCTAATTTCTCAATTCTACAATCAATTTCTTCAACGGCGATATGGGGGGCGCTGATAACAACAACGGCGACGAGATATCAGTGGCCGCCGGCGGACAACAGGCGGCTTCGGGTTCAAGTTCGGCTCCGGCGCCAGCACCCTTACTGAAATCCAACGCCCCGCCGCCGTTCCTGTGCAAGACGTACGACATGGTGGACGACCCGGCTACCGACCCGGTCGTGTCGTGGACCCCCACCAACAATAGCTTTGTGGTTTGGAACCCGCCGGAGTTCGCCAGGGACCTCCTTCCCAAGTACTTCAAGCACAATAACTTCTCTAGCTTTGTTAGGCAGTTGAACACCTACgtatgtctctctctctctctctctctttctatatACGTGTATATATTTCTCACTGTTTAAAAATATGCTTttaatggtgattgattttggTCAGTGATTGGTGGAGACAGAGATTGGTCTTATCTGCGGATTAGTGTTGTATACAGGTTACCCAAATGTGAGCCAATTAGGCGTATAATTGTGCCGAAAAGACCCTAGATTTTCTGGTTAAGTCTTTGGGTCAATGACTACGATACCCCATTTGGTTTCTAAGAGAATTCAGGGTAACATGTATGGAGTGTtgggttttttcttttatgtttgttCTTCCTtgggagttgaagcttttgattCTGGTTTTTTGTTTTCGGGCTACTAATACCACTTAAAAAATGTGCAATTTGAAAGTTTGATCTCTCTTATTCCTGCATTTTCTCAGCAATCAGATGGAGCAGAAGTGGGATAAAGGGGAAAGAATGTGAGGGCTGATTACAAGGTTAATTATAAATGTAGATATTTTAAATATGTTTGTGGCATATGCAATACTGACCCGGCTGAGGGCTAGCTGCTGATGATAGAGCAGGCGGATGTGTTTTCTAATGTTTCATATAACTGATTGATTAAGAACATCTTAATGAGAACATTTCAACATCAAAACTGagctgtttgtttatttttgagTTGTACATTGTGCCAGTCTTTAAGTTTCTGACATGACCTTTTGACTGTCTGTTCTTGGAACTATGAAGTATTTAGTATGCTAGCTACTATGTGATCTATGCATAGGCATACTGACTTACTGTCTTTTTTAGTTTTCTAGTATCCTAGTAGTTTGGGTCGTAGTTTTCTCTACGCCTTGGTTATATGTCCTCCTCTTTTTGGTCAGCAACTTGCTAATTGTATGCTTCATATGGTCATTCTGTCTTATGATAGCAAATATATTCACTTACATGTGATGGCTAATGCATTTGACTCTAACCGAGTGTAACGACCACCACTGTGTGCCATTTTTCCATGGATGACTAGAATACTCCATTTGGTTGCTCAGAGAATTTAGGGTAATATGTATGGAGTGTTGggatttttcttttgtgttttctttttggggagttgaagcttttggttttttgttttttttgttttttttgttttttttgttttcaggcAACTATACCAtttaaagaaataagaatgtGCGATTTGAAAGTTTGATCTCTCTTCTTCctgcattttctcagcaaccagaTGGAGCAGAAGTGGGataaaagggaaagaaagtgAGTGCATGATTACAAGGTTAATTATAAATGCagatattttaaatatatttgttGAATATGCAACACTGACCCGGCTGAGGGCTAGTCAAACCTTTATGCAGGTGATGATAGAGTAGGCGGATATGTTTCTTTATGTTTCCTATTACTGATTGAATAAGAACATCATAGTCAGAATATTTTAACAGAAAATCTGTTGTTTTGGACAGTTTTGAGTTTCTAATTTCTTTGGGTCTGGAGCACCGAGCACGtatggtgtttgtgtattttgaaTTGTACCTTGTGCCAGTCATTAAGTTTCTAATGTGACCTTTTGACTGTCCTTGGAACCATGAAGTATTTGGTTTGCTAGCTTTTATTAGATCTATGACTTGGACATGCTAACTTACTTCCTTTTAAGGTTTCTAGTATCCTTGTAGGTTGGGTCATAATTCTGTCTACGCATTAGACATGGTAACTAGCTAAGCTGTAATCTTCATATGGTTATTCTGTCTTATGATAGCAAATATCTGCACTTACTTGTGATGGTTAATTCATTTGGGTTCTAACAGAGTGTAATTGGGTTTGTAACGGCCATCACCGTGTGCCATGTTATCATGGTTGAAGATATCACTGTTGGTAGAAATACCACTATTTCTTTTACGGAAAGGTTGCTGGAAATATGGatataaaattacaaatagaACAGTGGTTAAAATTAAAGACATCTGACTGTGATTTAAAAAGGGTTGTGATTTAAAAAAGGGATAATTCTTTTGTCTTTCTACGTGTTTACCTCATTCATTCTTATGCTTTTCCATCTCCCTATAGTGAAAGGAATTTGTTGCCTTTCTGGCCAGAAATGTGAGACAAGAGGTCTCATACTTTTTATCCTGTTTTATGGCTGTTTGATTAAGGTTGGTCTTTGGACCATGGTGACTTTGCATGCAAAGCATGTAAGACATGTTTAGAAAGAACAATTAGATATTTGCCACCATAGCACTCATTGTTATTTTTATTGAGCCATATTTCAAATAGTATTCTATGAAAAATTTAGTTTAGTTCAAACTCAGAGATTATCTGTATACTGCAttcaaaattgtttgtataGAAATCAGAGATGCAAAACTTGTGAGCGTCTTCTTTCACTATTCATCTTGAAATGACTATGCATTAAGGACATAGCCTGGAAATTTTCATTGTCTGTGGATGTGGAGAAATGTGACATCTATGTGTAAGACTCTTTTTGGTGCTTTTGGAGAGTTTACTTGCTGAATGGTTTCAGTGGGGTGACTTAGACTCCGGCTATGAAACACTTTTGGTTCCTAACATGTCGATGGTCATGTAGTGAGTCAGAGACTGCATGGAATAACTAATTCTATGAAGTTAGTTTTGGAACCTTTTTATGGTTTATGCTTTCCTGTGGACTAGACAGATTGGAAACTGAATTTCGGATAGGCCTCACATGATAGGTTATCTTTTCTGAATGTGATCCTTAATAATGTATCCACATCTATTCTGAATCTGATCCTTAATAATGTATCCACATCTATTTATTCACATCTATTTATTTTGGTAACACTGAGTTACCTCTTCTGCCATCTCCGAATCAAATGGGGAAAGCATTGCAAGGCCAGATTCTTCAGAAAACATTGCTTGAGCAGCCAGTGTTGGCTGGTTTACATATTTTGTTCGTGGAGTGGATAATTGAGTTGTACTCTTCTGGTAGTATTGTGGGATGAAAGAACTCGTTCCTTAAAAATTTTGACGTGGAGAAGTTTCTAAATGTAGGGATTCAAGTTGAGTGGGAGTCCCTTCAGTTCACGTTGAGCTAGGTCGTGAAACCTTCTGatgttcttatttttttctttgcttattTTCGGGATACACTAAGTAGCCTTAAATAATTATTCTCTTCaactacattgatcaatttgCATTTCTCATAAATGATGGGTGTTTGATCCATTGTATTCATCAATGTTTGTCTGCTTATCCtgatattgtttttgtttctttcattCCTTTGCTAAACCATGAAAAAGTCCCTTCATTTTTACCTTTTCCATCATGTTGATTGAACCCCTTCACTTTTATTCGAAAAGGGATTTAGGAAGGTTGATCCAGACCGCTGGGAGTTTGCGCATGAGGGATTTTTGAGGGGTCAGAAAGATCTCCTTAAGAGCATCAACCGGCGAAAACCTGCCCATGGACATAGTCATCAACAGCCACAGCCATCACATGGACAGAATTCAATGGGTGCATGTGTAGAAGTTGGGAAGTTTGGCCTCAAGGAGGAGGTTGAGAGGCTAAAAAGGGACAAGAATGTGCTTATGCAGGAACTTATCAGGTTAAGGCAGCAGCAACAGTCTACTGATAACCAGCTACAAACAATGGTGCAGCGTCTTCAGGGCATGGAGCAGCGGCAACAACAGATGATGTCATTCCTTGCAAAGGCTATGCATAGCCCTGGTTTATTCACTCAATTTGTACAGCAAAATGAGAGCAGTAGGCGCATAACTGAAGTCAACAAAAAACGGAGACTTAAGAAGGAAGGTATTGCTGAGAGCGAGCGTTCTAATACTCCTGATGGACAGATTGTTAAGTATCATCCTCCCATGAACGAAGCAGCAAAGGCAATGCTCAGGCAAATCATGAATAGAGATATATCTTCTCGGTTGGAATCTTCTAATAACAGTTTTGATAACTTCCTTATTGGTGAtggttcatcatcatcatccggTGCAGTAGACAGTGGGAGTTCTTCAAGCCGCACATCAGGAGTGACTCTTCAAGAGGTGCCGCTAACTTCAGGGCATGGCCTGCCTTCTGTAATTTCTGAAACACATTCTTCTCCACGGGTCACTAACTCTGGAACAGTTATGAGATCTCCATTCTCAGACGTCAATGCCCTTGTTGGAGCACAAGAGTCCCCATCAATTCCCATACCTCAGACAAATGTAATTATCCCGGAGCTATCTCAAATACCAGATTTTCCACCCGAAGGCTTAGTGGATATTCCTGAAGAAAGCATGGCAGGTGAAGACACTGGTGTTGGATTTATTGAAAACATGGCATCTGAAGCAGGTGATGGATTTATTGACCCCACTTCAGAGGTAATGA of Malus sylvestris chromosome 6, drMalSylv7.2, whole genome shotgun sequence contains these proteins:
- the LOC126625875 gene encoding heat shock factor protein HSF8-like — translated: MGGADNNNGDEISVAAGGQQAASGSSSAPAPAPLLKSNAPPPFLCKTYDMVDDPATDPVVSWTPTNNSFVVWNPPEFARDLLPKYFKHNNFSSFVRQLNTYGFRKVDPDRWEFAHEGFLRGQKDLLKSINRRKPAHGHSHQQPQPSHGQNSMGACVEVGKFGLKEEVERLKRDKNVLMQELIRLRQQQQSTDNQLQTMVQRLQGMEQRQQQMMSFLAKAMHSPGLFTQFVQQNESSRRITEVNKKRRLKKEGIAESERSNTPDGQIVKYHPPMNEAAKAMLRQIMNRDISSRLESSNNSFDNFLIGDGSSSSSGAVDSGSSSSRTSGVTLQEVPLTSGHGLPSVISETHSSPRVTNSGTVMRSPFSDVNALVGAQESPSIPIPQTNVIIPELSQIPDFPPEGLVDIPEESMAGEDTGVGFIENMASEAGDGFIDPTSEVMNGSLAIDFDNISSDIEAFLKDWDDIIQNPGADEMDSTCAEVGLRMENEEQQPTENGDKTQNMDNLTEKMGLLTSDTKGV